In a genomic window of Halobiforma lacisalsi AJ5:
- a CDS encoding NADH-quinone oxidoreductase subunit A: MNDWIAIGALALVGLLIPLGMMSVSALLRPSVPETNKRATYESGEVPTGGTRVRFNIQYYMVALLFLVFDIETVLLFPWAVVYLDAVESDAVSLTEILGPMVAFVAILLVGLAWAWRNGAVQWAQTPRQVESDR; encoded by the coding sequence ATGAACGACTGGATAGCGATCGGGGCGCTCGCGCTCGTGGGACTGTTGATACCGCTGGGGATGATGTCGGTATCGGCCCTCCTACGGCCGAGTGTACCCGAAACGAACAAACGTGCCACCTACGAGAGTGGCGAGGTTCCGACCGGCGGAACGCGCGTCCGCTTTAACATCCAGTACTACATGGTTGCGCTTCTGTTCCTCGTCTTCGATATCGAGACCGTCCTGCTGTTCCCGTGGGCGGTGGTGTACCTGGATGCGGTCGAGTCGGATGCCGTTTCGCTGACCGAGATCCTCGGACCGATGGTCGCGTTCGTTGCCATCCTGCTCGTCGGACTCGCGTGGGCCTGGCGCAACGGCGCAGTACAGTGGGCACAGACACCTCGTCAGGTGGAGAGCGACCGGTGA
- a CDS encoding NADH-quinone oxidoreductase subunit B, which yields MSSDEPETQPRQTIHDSTAPSTDTRDSRIGEGVDDRFNSKLREAFGASPFILTKFDEFMNWVRGNSMFMLQFGIACCSIEMIHTYAIKHDVDRYGAGVPRASPRQADVMIVPGTIVSKFGPRMKRVYDQMPEPKFVVGMGSCTISGGPFQEGYNVVKGAEEIIPIDIHVPGCPPRPEALIYGILKLQERIQNGESSPVVVKPYELEQFGDLPEDELVQKLASEIDEDDLVMRYNWADSP from the coding sequence ATGAGTAGCGACGAACCAGAAACACAACCACGGCAAACGATACACGACAGCACAGCGCCGTCGACGGACACCCGCGATTCCCGGATCGGTGAGGGCGTCGACGACCGCTTCAATTCGAAGCTCCGTGAGGCCTTCGGCGCATCGCCGTTCATCCTCACGAAGTTCGACGAATTCATGAACTGGGTGCGGGGGAACTCGATGTTCATGCTGCAGTTCGGGATCGCCTGCTGCAGCATCGAGATGATCCACACCTACGCGATCAAACACGACGTCGACCGCTACGGGGCGGGGGTCCCGCGTGCCTCCCCGCGGCAGGCAGACGTCATGATCGTTCCCGGCACGATCGTCTCGAAGTTCGGGCCCCGCATGAAGCGGGTGTACGACCAGATGCCCGAACCCAAGTTCGTCGTCGGGATGGGGTCGTGTACGATCTCCGGCGGCCCCTTCCAGGAAGGGTACAACGTCGTCAAAGGCGCCGAGGAGATCATCCCGATCGACATCCACGTTCCGGGCTGTCCCCCGCGACCGGAGGCGCTCATCTACGGGATCCTCAAACTGCAAGAGCGGATCCAGAACGGCGAGTCCTCGCCGGTCGTCGTCAAACCCTACGAACTCGAGCAGTTCGGGGACCTCCCGGAGGACGAACTGGTCCAGAAACTGGCCAGCGAGATCGACGAAGACGACCTCGTCATGCGGTACAACTGGGCTGATTCGCCATGA